Proteins co-encoded in one Candidatus Manganitrophaceae bacterium genomic window:
- the gspE gene encoding type II secretion system ATPase GspE, whose translation MLKRPLIGQILIEKHALTPARLEEGLRLQKEQGGKIGEILVRLKYVTEEAVLESLSQQWQLPYSPSLNPKEIDPTLTERVPISFAKRYELLPFRRNGKAIQVAASNPLLLSALDDLRLLLGEPIEVVAVPSKAVISSINAIYERATAGAEQAISDLAEGESLTALAEELAEPEDLLDASDEAPMIRLVNSVLFQAVQQRASDIHFEPFEKEIAIRYRIDGVLYNILAPPKRLQSALTSRIKIMAGMNIAEKRLPQDGRIGLKIGGREIDIRVSAVPTAHGERLVLRLLDKTSLLLSLEDVGLSAEGLSIMNQLIRLPHGIILVTGPTGSGKTTTLYAGLSKINSPDKNIITIEDPIEYQLKGIGQIQINPKIQLTFASGLRSILRQDPDVIMIGEIRDSETAEIAIHASLTGHLVFSTLHTNDSAGAITRLLDMGIEPFLVSSSVVAIVAQRLVRQICPECRISYRPTPEELAKLGFKKPAAADLLFYRGKGCPYCINTGYRGRAGIYEILVLDDEVRNLVLSKVDSSKIKARAIAKGMLSLREDGARRVASGQTTTEEVLRVTQEEIF comes from the coding sequence CTGTTGAAACGCCCGCTGATCGGGCAAATTCTCATCGAAAAACATGCGTTGACCCCCGCGCGGCTCGAAGAGGGGCTTCGCCTCCAGAAAGAGCAGGGGGGGAAAATCGGAGAGATCCTCGTCCGGTTGAAGTATGTCACCGAAGAGGCGGTCTTGGAGTCGCTCTCTCAGCAATGGCAGCTCCCCTATTCCCCTTCCCTCAATCCCAAAGAGATTGACCCGACGCTGACGGAGCGGGTTCCGATCTCCTTTGCCAAGCGGTATGAGCTTCTCCCCTTCAGACGAAACGGCAAGGCGATTCAGGTCGCCGCCTCCAACCCATTGCTTCTCTCGGCGCTCGACGACCTTCGGCTCCTCCTCGGCGAGCCGATCGAGGTGGTCGCCGTTCCCTCCAAGGCGGTGATCAGCAGCATCAACGCGATTTATGAGCGGGCGACCGCCGGCGCCGAGCAGGCGATCTCCGATCTGGCCGAGGGGGAGAGCCTCACCGCATTGGCGGAGGAGCTCGCCGAGCCGGAGGATCTCCTCGACGCGAGCGATGAAGCGCCGATGATCCGGCTGGTGAACTCGGTCCTCTTTCAGGCGGTTCAGCAGCGGGCTTCCGACATCCACTTCGAGCCGTTCGAAAAAGAGATCGCGATCCGGTACCGGATCGACGGGGTCCTTTATAATATCTTGGCCCCGCCGAAGCGGCTGCAGTCGGCCCTGACCTCCCGGATCAAGATCATGGCGGGGATGAACATCGCCGAGAAGCGGCTGCCGCAAGACGGCCGGATCGGATTGAAAATCGGCGGGCGCGAGATCGACATCCGGGTCTCGGCGGTCCCGACGGCGCACGGCGAGCGGCTGGTCCTCCGGCTGCTCGACAAGACGAGCCTCCTGCTCAGCCTGGAAGATGTCGGGCTTTCGGCCGAGGGGCTGTCGATCATGAACCAGCTGATCCGACTCCCCCACGGGATTATCTTGGTGACCGGGCCGACCGGGAGCGGGAAGACGACGACCCTCTACGCCGGGTTGAGCAAGATCAACTCGCCCGACAAAAACATCATCACGATCGAAGACCCGATCGAATACCAGCTGAAGGGGATCGGCCAGATTCAGATCAACCCGAAAATCCAACTAACCTTCGCCAGCGGCCTCCGGTCGATCCTGCGCCAAGATCCCGACGTCATCATGATCGGGGAGATCCGCGATTCGGAGACGGCGGAGATCGCGATTCACGCCTCGCTGACGGGGCATCTCGTCTTCTCGACCCTCCATACCAACGACTCGGCCGGTGCGATCACCCGGCTGCTCGACATGGGGATCGAGCCGTTTCTCGTTTCGTCCTCGGTCGTCGCGATCGTCGCCCAGCGGCTCGTCCGCCAGATCTGCCCGGAATGCCGGATCTCATACCGGCCGACGCCGGAAGAGCTGGCGAAGCTCGGCTTTAAAAAACCGGCCGCCGCCGACCTTCTCTTCTATCGAGGAAAGGGCTGTCCGTACTGCATCAACACCGGCTATCGGGGACGGGCCGGGATCTACGAAATTCTGGTCTTGGACGACGAGGTCCGGAACCTCGTCCTATCGAAAGTCGACTCCTCGAAGATCAAGGCGCGTGCCATCGCCAAAGGGATGCTGTCGCTGCGGGAAGACGGCGCGAGGCGGGTCGCCTCCGGACAGACGACGACGGAAGAGGTGTTGCGGGTGACGCAGGAGGAAATCTTTTAG